TGTAGTTTTCTTGTCATCTATCATTTAAATCTTCCTGTTTATGTGCAAGCGATAACGTGCTGGATTCCATTTTTCATTTCCTGGACAATAGTTGAACCTCCAAGACTATTGATGGATAAGTCTAAGCATAAAGACAACTGGCTCCATATCTTAAAGACAGTCTTTCGAGGAGGAGCTCTACTTAATTTAATACTTCTTAACTCAATTTTTTATTCAGCGTCTACATTACTTGCTGTGTGGGCCTTCCAAGATTATTGGAAAGTGCAGGGAATAGATTTAAAGTATTTTGGACACCTCTGGTTTTTAACAAATATTGTTGTAGGAATTGTCGCTAAATATGCTCATTCCATTGAACAGCGACTTGGTAGTGTCGTAACTTTAATTCTCTTAGGTATTCTTCCCGTTGTAGGTTACTTTGGAATGGGATTCTCTGGAGGAGTAATTGGTGTAGTTTTCTGCTTCTCTTTTCAAGTAAGTAGAGGATTAACTCAAGTCATTTTAAAAGACGCTTTGAACTCAAGAATAAGTGGCGAGTTAAGAGCAACCGTTAATTCTATGGTTGGTCTTGGAATGAGGTTTGTCTTTATTATTGGTGGACCACTACTAGGTTGGCTAATTGATAATA
This window of the Halobacteriovorax sp. HLS genome carries:
- a CDS encoding MFS transporter, which translates into the protein MESGLRKNISKVFIFNSSWMFLIVLPVMVPYLRSKGLSMQEVFELQSIFSFFVLIFELPSGYIADLIGRKYSLVVASFFHGLGFSIMPFADTFWHLVGFEILLAIGVSLFSGTDISIIYDSIAAIKNKGPADVEGKLIGKKIFYSQTSEAIAAVVCSFLVIYHLNLPVYVQAITCWIPFFISWTIVEPPRLLMDKSKHKDNWLHILKTVFRGGALLNLILLNSIFYSASTLLAVWAFQDYWKVQGIDLKYFGHLWFLTNIVVGIVAKYAHSIEQRLGSVVTLILLGILPVVGYFGMGFSGGVIGVVFCFSFQVSRGLTQVILKDALNSRISGELRATVNSMVGLGMRFVFIIGGPLLGWLIDNKGYEVAFGSFGSFYLLIFVFLLLPILKLKGEFK